One Luteimonas sp. MC1825 DNA segment encodes these proteins:
- a CDS encoding alpha-ketoacid dehydrogenase subunit beta: MSAVAKDAAPAAITLIEAITQALAYEMRNDETVVVLGEDVGVNGGVFRATAGLHAEFGDLRVIDTPLDETTIAGLTVGMAAQGMRPVAEAQFDGFVYPMVDHIICHAARFRYRTRGRLTCPMVLRVPWGGGIRAPEHHSEANESIFTNVPGLRVVLPSSPARAYGLLLAAIREEDPVIFMEPKRIYRQYKEVVPDDGEALPLDVCFVLRDGTDVTLVTWGAQVKETLEAAEGLAKDGISAEVIDVATLKPLDFATIAESVAKTGRCVIVHEAPKTAGFGAEIAARLAEESMYDLLAPVQRVTGYDTHIPLFRLEMKYLPSVEKIVTAAKRALAAG; this comes from the coding sequence ATGAGCGCCGTGGCCAAGGACGCGGCACCGGCCGCCATCACCCTGATCGAGGCGATCACCCAGGCGCTCGCCTACGAGATGCGCAACGACGAGACCGTCGTGGTGCTGGGCGAGGACGTCGGCGTCAACGGCGGTGTGTTCCGCGCCACCGCGGGGCTCCACGCCGAGTTCGGCGACCTGCGCGTGATCGACACCCCGCTGGATGAAACCACCATCGCCGGCCTCACCGTGGGCATGGCCGCGCAGGGCATGAGGCCGGTGGCCGAAGCGCAGTTCGACGGTTTCGTGTACCCGATGGTCGACCACATCATCTGCCACGCCGCGCGCTTCCGGTACCGCACCCGCGGCCGCCTGACCTGCCCGATGGTGCTTCGCGTGCCGTGGGGCGGCGGCATCCGCGCGCCCGAGCACCACAGCGAGGCCAACGAATCCATCTTCACCAACGTGCCCGGACTGCGCGTGGTGCTGCCGTCGTCGCCGGCGCGTGCCTACGGCCTGCTGCTGGCCGCGATCCGCGAAGAGGATCCGGTGATCTTCATGGAGCCCAAGCGCATCTACCGCCAGTACAAGGAAGTGGTGCCGGATGACGGCGAAGCGCTGCCGCTGGACGTGTGCTTCGTGCTGCGCGACGGCACCGACGTGACCCTGGTGACCTGGGGCGCGCAGGTGAAGGAAACGCTCGAGGCCGCCGAGGGGCTGGCCAAGGACGGCATCAGTGCCGAGGTGATCGACGTCGCCACGCTCAAGCCGCTCGACTTCGCGACCATCGCCGAGTCGGTGGCCAAGACCGGCCGCTGCGTGATCGTGCACGAAGCCCCCAAGACCGCGGGCTTCGGCGCCGAGATCGCCGCGCGCCTGGCCGAGGAGTCGATGTACGACCTGCTCGCCCCGGTGCAGCGCGTCACCGGCTACGACACGCACATTCCGCTGTTCCGGCTGGAAATGAAGTACCTGCCGAGCGTCGAGAAGATCGTCACCGCGGCCAAGCGCGCGCTCGCCGCCGGCTGA
- a CDS encoding dihydrolipoamide acetyltransferase family protein yields the protein MADKKTFHLPDLGEGLPDATIVEWFVKEGDTVRLDDNLVSMETAKAVVEVPSPVSGKVLRLAGAAGDIVITGAMLAEFEIDPSLPQRAEGQDTGHHHGGGHGVGSEDPAPDHKVVASDDGGAIIAGEDAPKVTSDGERSDSGTVVGAMQSSDAVRSEEALAVGGVRAMPAVRAQARKLKVDIGRVRGSGADGTVTMADVKRAAADGSAVMGAAPAAAPRDAAATAPARGAAPMPASRDASSRTALSASGKPMRTQPPGVTATGQPEQLKGVRRNMARVMAAAHAQVVPTTLVDDADLHGWVGKQDITARLIRAICVAAKAVPALNAWFDGESLTRTMHPQVDIGIAVDTDDGLFVPALRNADVLDAGGVRSAIQRLRQQVEDRSIPASELSGYTISLSNFGMFAGRYATPVVVPPCVAIVGAGKLSQDVVAVIGGIEVHRRMPISLTFDHRAATGGEAARFLKALLDDLALAH from the coding sequence ATGGCTGACAAGAAGACCTTCCACCTCCCCGACCTGGGCGAGGGCCTGCCCGACGCCACCATCGTCGAGTGGTTCGTGAAGGAGGGCGACACGGTCCGCCTCGACGACAACCTGGTGTCGATGGAAACCGCCAAGGCCGTGGTCGAGGTGCCGTCGCCGGTGTCGGGCAAGGTGCTCCGGCTCGCCGGCGCCGCGGGCGACATCGTCATCACCGGCGCGATGCTGGCCGAGTTCGAGATCGACCCCAGCCTGCCGCAGCGCGCCGAGGGCCAGGACACCGGCCACCACCACGGCGGCGGGCACGGCGTGGGCAGCGAGGATCCGGCACCCGACCACAAGGTCGTCGCGTCCGATGACGGCGGCGCGATCATCGCCGGCGAAGACGCGCCCAAGGTCACGTCCGACGGCGAGCGCAGCGACAGCGGCACCGTGGTCGGTGCCATGCAGTCGTCCGACGCGGTGCGCAGCGAAGAGGCGCTCGCCGTGGGTGGCGTGCGCGCCATGCCGGCGGTGCGCGCGCAGGCGCGCAAGCTCAAGGTCGACATCGGCCGCGTGCGCGGCAGCGGCGCCGACGGCACGGTGACCATGGCCGACGTGAAGCGTGCCGCGGCCGACGGCTCCGCCGTGATGGGGGCCGCGCCCGCCGCTGCGCCCCGCGACGCAGCCGCAACGGCTCCCGCCCGTGGCGCCGCACCGATGCCCGCCTCGCGCGACGCCTCCAGCCGCACGGCGCTGTCCGCCAGCGGCAAGCCGATGCGCACCCAGCCGCCGGGCGTCACCGCCACCGGGCAGCCCGAGCAGCTCAAGGGCGTGCGCCGCAACATGGCCCGGGTGATGGCCGCCGCGCACGCGCAGGTCGTGCCGACCACGCTGGTGGACGATGCCGACCTGCACGGTTGGGTGGGCAAGCAGGACATCACCGCGCGCCTCATCCGCGCGATCTGTGTGGCGGCGAAGGCGGTGCCCGCGCTCAACGCCTGGTTCGACGGCGAGAGCCTGACCCGCACCATGCACCCGCAGGTCGACATCGGCATCGCCGTGGACACCGACGACGGCCTGTTCGTCCCGGCCCTGCGCAATGCCGACGTGCTCGATGCCGGTGGCGTGCGCTCGGCCATCCAGCGCCTGCGCCAGCAGGTCGAGGATCGCAGCATCCCGGCCAGCGAGCTCTCGGGCTACACCATCAGCCTGTCCAACTTCGGCATGTTCGCCGGCCGCTACGCGACCCCGGTGGTGGTGCCGCCGTGCGTGGCCATCGTCGGCGCGGGCAAGCTGAGCCAGGACGTGGTCGCGGTGATCGGCGGCATCGAAGTGCACCGCCGGATGCCGATCTCGCTGACCTTCGACCACCGCGCCGCGACCGGTGGCGAGGCTGCGCGCTTCCTGAAGGCGTTGCTGGACGACCTCGCGCTGGCGCACTGA
- a CDS encoding VOC family protein, with protein sequence MAHHSRLSTLVLDCRVDDLAPHVAFWSAALSKAVASADEDGDGRYARLATAADEPVLLLQKVDHDSRIHLDIEADDVEAEVARLEKLGARRIEKRHAWWVMEAPSGHRFCVVRPQRTPPGPHLNRWD encoded by the coding sequence ATGGCCCACCACAGCCGCCTCTCCACCTTGGTCCTTGATTGCCGGGTCGACGACCTGGCGCCGCATGTCGCGTTCTGGAGCGCGGCGCTGAGCAAGGCCGTCGCCAGCGCCGACGAGGACGGCGACGGCAGGTATGCAAGGCTTGCCACGGCAGCCGACGAGCCGGTCCTGCTGCTGCAGAAGGTCGACCACGACAGCCGCATCCATCTCGACATCGAGGCCGACGACGTCGAGGCCGAAGTCGCGCGCCTGGAAAAGCTCGGCGCGCGCCGCATCGAAAAGCGCCACGCGTGGTGGGTGATGGAGGCGCCGAGCGGGCACCGCTTCTGCGTGGTCCGCCCGCAGCGCACGCCGCCTGGGCCACACCTCAACCGTTGGGACTGA
- a CDS encoding MBL fold metallo-hydrolase, which translates to MGGRDGITIIDTGFGERPEFCAAYLLVEAGRAALIDCGTLHSVPRMLAALDAAGVARDAVDHLIVTHVHLDHAGGAGALLRELPNARLVVHPRGAPHMVDPAKLIASARQVYGDSLFDLAYGGLVPAPAERVLEAADGQVVDLARRPLLLAHTPGHALHHLAVWDARTRSWFCGDIFGISYRELDVDGRPFAIPTTSPVQFDPGQMKASVLRMLAESPDACFLTHYGRITDVARVGAGLVEQVDAMVAIARTLGDAPDRHAVLKRELTALYVERARRHGIAEAEWQVPALLEMDIELNAQGLAVWLARERRKALEAG; encoded by the coding sequence GTGGGCGGACGCGACGGCATCACCATCATCGACACCGGCTTCGGCGAGCGGCCGGAGTTCTGCGCAGCCTACCTGCTGGTGGAGGCGGGGCGTGCGGCGCTCATCGACTGCGGCACCCTGCACAGCGTGCCGCGCATGCTGGCGGCGCTCGATGCTGCCGGCGTCGCACGCGACGCGGTCGACCATCTCATCGTCACCCACGTGCACCTCGACCACGCCGGCGGTGCCGGCGCGTTGCTGCGCGAGTTGCCGAATGCGCGGCTGGTGGTGCATCCGCGCGGTGCGCCGCACATGGTCGATCCGGCCAAGCTGATCGCCAGCGCGCGTCAGGTCTATGGCGACAGCCTCTTCGACCTCGCCTATGGCGGGCTGGTGCCGGCGCCGGCGGAGCGCGTGCTTGAAGCCGCCGATGGCCAGGTGGTCGACCTCGCCCGCCGGCCGCTGCTGCTGGCGCACACGCCCGGCCACGCGCTGCATCACCTGGCGGTGTGGGACGCGCGCACGCGCAGCTGGTTCTGCGGCGACATCTTCGGCATCTCCTACCGCGAGCTCGACGTCGATGGCCGTCCGTTCGCGATCCCGACCACGTCACCGGTGCAGTTCGATCCCGGGCAGATGAAGGCCTCGGTGCTGCGCATGCTGGCCGAATCCCCGGACGCCTGCTTCCTCACCCATTACGGGCGGATCACCGATGTCGCGCGCGTCGGTGCCGGACTCGTCGAGCAGGTCGACGCCATGGTCGCGATCGCGCGCACGCTGGGCGATGCGCCGGACCGCCATGCGGTGCTGAAGCGCGAGCTCACCGCACTGTACGTGGAGCGCGCGCGGCGCCACGGCATCGCGGAGGCCGAGTGGCAGGTGCCCGCGCTGCTGGAGATGGACATCGAGCTCAACGCGCAGGGCCTTGCGGTGTGGCTGGCGCGCGAGCGCAGGAAGGCGCTGGAGGCGGGCTGA
- a CDS encoding tryptophan--tRNA ligase: protein MTLRVLTGIKPTGEPHLGNYVGAIRPAIAASGAPGVESFFFLADYHALISTQDPLRVQRSTLEIAASWLACGLEPDRVWFYRQSDVPETTELTWLLTCVAGKGLLNRAHAYKAAVDRNREEGADDDAGVNAGLFMYPVLMAADILIFNAHKVPVGRDQVQHIEMARDFGQRFNHLYAASGSEPHFVLPEAVVEEQVATLPGLDGRKMSKSYDNTIPLFAPRATLRKLIFSIVTDSRAPGEAKDTAGSALFQLYQAFARDDETAAMRQAFADGIAWGEAKERLFERIDAEIAPLRTRYEALMADPAAIERTLRAGAARLREQHAAPFVARLRHAVGLRDLSALDTSAGSEAEAEAPAPVFKQYREADGRFHFKLVDGDRLLLQGGGFASPRDAGQLVARLKSGDGALQVAHDGRVRLGDDEVGTLGTGVDGDALRAALAHFAGDAA, encoded by the coding sequence ATGACCCTCCGCGTCCTGACTGGCATCAAGCCCACCGGCGAACCGCATCTCGGCAACTACGTCGGCGCCATCCGCCCGGCGATCGCCGCCAGTGGCGCGCCCGGGGTGGAGAGCTTCTTCTTCCTCGCCGACTACCACGCCCTGATCAGCACGCAGGATCCGCTGCGCGTGCAGCGCTCGACGCTGGAGATCGCCGCCAGCTGGCTGGCCTGTGGCCTGGAACCCGACAGGGTCTGGTTCTACCGGCAGTCGGATGTGCCGGAGACCACCGAGCTCACCTGGCTGCTGACCTGCGTTGCGGGCAAGGGGCTGCTGAACCGCGCGCACGCCTACAAGGCCGCCGTGGACCGCAACCGCGAGGAAGGCGCCGATGACGATGCCGGCGTCAACGCCGGGCTGTTCATGTACCCGGTGCTGATGGCCGCCGACATCCTGATCTTCAACGCGCACAAGGTGCCGGTGGGGCGCGACCAGGTGCAGCACATCGAGATGGCGCGCGACTTCGGCCAGCGCTTCAACCATCTGTACGCCGCGTCCGGCAGCGAACCGCATTTCGTGCTGCCCGAGGCCGTGGTGGAAGAGCAGGTGGCCACGCTGCCCGGCCTCGACGGCCGCAAGATGTCGAAGAGCTACGACAACACCATTCCGCTGTTCGCCCCGCGCGCCACGCTGCGCAAGCTGATCTTCTCCATCGTCACCGATTCGCGCGCGCCCGGTGAAGCCAAGGACACCGCCGGCTCGGCGCTGTTCCAGCTCTACCAGGCGTTCGCCCGCGACGATGAGACCGCCGCGATGCGCCAGGCCTTCGCCGACGGCATCGCCTGGGGCGAGGCCAAGGAGCGCCTGTTCGAGCGCATCGACGCCGAGATCGCGCCGCTGCGCACGCGTTACGAGGCGCTGATGGCCGACCCCGCGGCGATCGAGCGCACGCTGCGCGCGGGTGCCGCGCGCCTGCGCGAGCAGCACGCGGCGCCCTTCGTCGCGCGCCTGCGGCATGCGGTCGGCCTGCGCGACCTGTCCGCGCTGGACACCTCGGCCGGAAGCGAGGCCGAGGCCGAAGCGCCCGCGCCGGTGTTCAAGCAGTACCGCGAAGCCGATGGCCGCTTCCATTTCAAGCTGGTCGATGGCGACCGGCTGCTGCTTCAGGGTGGCGGCTTCGCCTCGCCGCGCGATGCCGGCCAGCTGGTCGCACGCCTCAAGTCGGGTGATGGCGCGCTGCAGGTGGCCCACGACGGCCGCGTGCGCCTCGGCGACGACGAGGTCGGCACCCTCGGCACGGGCGTGGATGGCGACGCGCTGCGCGCCGCGCTCGCGCATTTCGCCGGAGACGCGGCATGA
- a CDS encoding CsbD family protein, with protein MNKDIIAGKWTQLKGQAQSKWGDLTDDVFDEAKGDSKYLAGKLQEQYGWERERAEREVKDFEKTLG; from the coding sequence ATGAACAAGGACATCATTGCCGGCAAGTGGACCCAGCTGAAGGGCCAGGCGCAGTCGAAGTGGGGTGACCTTACCGACGACGTGTTCGACGAGGCCAAGGGTGACAGCAAGTATCTCGCCGGCAAGCTGCAGGAGCAGTACGGCTGGGAGCGCGAGCGCGCCGAGCGCGAAGTGAAGGATTTCGAGAAGACGCTGGGCTGA
- a CDS encoding entericidin A/B family lipoprotein, translated as MKRLFALMLIAMFSVGTLSACNTVKGAGKDVQKVGEKVEGAADDTGATDPR; from the coding sequence ATGAAGCGTTTGTTCGCCCTGATGCTGATCGCCATGTTCTCGGTTGGTACCCTGTCCGCCTGCAACACCGTCAAGGGTGCCGGCAAGGACGTGCAGAAGGTTGGCGAGAAGGTCGAAGGTGCCGCCGACGACACCGGCGCCACCGACCCGCGCTGA
- the rocF gene encoding arginase — translation MSIAPQRVSIFGVPTDIGAGTRGASMGPETLRVAGLVDALHARGVDVVDRGDLAGPRNPWLPPDAGYRHLDEVVAWNRAVMQASVAELAAGRIPVMLGGDHCLAIGSITAVARHCRAQGKRLRVLWLDAHADFNTSAITPSGNVHGMPVACLCGMGPDVLTRLGGDAPAISPGEVRQIGIRSVDTGEKRLVRDHGLDIYDMRYIDEVGMKRVVEEALDGIGDDTHLHVSFDVDVLDPSIAPGTGTRVPGGVNYREAQLLMEMIADSGRMGSLDIVEVNPALDVRNRTAKLAVDLVESLFGKSTLMRE, via the coding sequence ATGTCCATCGCACCGCAGCGCGTGTCCATCTTCGGGGTGCCGACCGATATCGGCGCCGGCACGCGCGGGGCGTCCATGGGTCCGGAGACACTGCGCGTTGCCGGGCTGGTCGACGCGCTGCACGCGCGCGGAGTCGACGTGGTCGACCGTGGCGACCTGGCCGGGCCGCGCAACCCCTGGCTGCCGCCGGATGCCGGCTACCGCCACCTCGACGAAGTGGTCGCCTGGAACCGCGCCGTGATGCAGGCCAGCGTCGCGGAGCTGGCCGCCGGACGGATACCGGTGATGCTGGGAGGCGACCATTGCCTGGCAATCGGCTCGATCACCGCGGTCGCGCGCCATTGCCGCGCACAGGGCAAGCGCCTGCGCGTGCTCTGGCTCGACGCCCACGCCGACTTCAATACCAGCGCCATCACGCCGTCGGGCAACGTGCACGGCATGCCGGTGGCCTGCCTGTGCGGCATGGGTCCGGATGTCCTGACCCGGCTCGGCGGCGACGCACCGGCGATCAGCCCGGGCGAGGTGCGCCAGATCGGCATCCGCTCGGTCGATACCGGCGAGAAGCGGCTGGTGCGCGACCACGGCCTCGACATCTACGACATGCGCTACATCGACGAGGTCGGCATGAAGCGCGTGGTCGAGGAAGCCCTTGACGGCATCGGCGACGACACGCATCTCCATGTCAGCTTCGATGTCGACGTACTGGATCCGTCGATCGCGCCGGGCACGGGCACGCGCGTGCCGGGCGGGGTGAACTACCGCGAGGCGCAGCTGCTGATGGAAATGATCGCCGACAGCGGGCGCATGGGTTCGCTGGACATCGTCGAGGTCAATCCCGCGCTCGACGTCCGCAACAGGACGGCGAAGCTCGCCGTGGACCTGGTGGAGAGCCTGTTCGGCAAGTCCACCTTGATGCGCGAGTGA
- a CDS encoding SPOR domain-containing protein yields the protein MPARALVVLLLMLNFGVATWWLLRPEPLPPTPWVQPADVPRLQLLDEVVDPGQGTAATDPGVDDAAAGGSAAATRESGVIAVAAADAGTSDGDAGAQAGVADGGAPVAPAAVPVATPAPAALVQRCMSLGPFADAGSVAAARAALQPLGAQRMRARDVVDAPRGWRVVIAPQADRVAADALAARIRAAGFDDLLVVPGGDDANGIALGRYGSEPAARRREASLRAAGFPGQAQPLGDARTRHWLDVAAGAGFDAAAARDASGAARLNDLDCATFVADGGAG from the coding sequence ATGCCCGCGCGCGCCCTCGTCGTTCTCCTGCTCATGCTCAATTTCGGCGTCGCCACGTGGTGGCTGCTGCGTCCCGAGCCGCTGCCGCCAACGCCGTGGGTGCAGCCCGCCGACGTGCCGCGCCTGCAGTTGCTGGACGAGGTGGTGGATCCCGGGCAGGGCACGGCAGCCACCGATCCAGGCGTCGATGATGCGGCCGCCGGCGGTAGCGCCGCGGCGACGCGCGAGTCCGGCGTGATCGCCGTGGCCGCGGCGGACGCGGGTACATCCGATGGCGACGCCGGCGCCCAGGCCGGCGTCGCGGATGGCGGTGCGCCCGTCGCGCCGGCAGCGGTGCCCGTCGCCACGCCGGCACCCGCGGCCTTGGTGCAGCGCTGCATGTCGTTGGGTCCGTTCGCGGACGCGGGATCGGTGGCGGCGGCGCGTGCCGCGCTGCAGCCGCTGGGCGCGCAGCGCATGCGCGCACGGGATGTGGTCGATGCACCGCGCGGCTGGCGCGTGGTCATCGCGCCGCAGGCCGACCGTGTCGCCGCCGACGCGCTCGCGGCGCGCATCCGTGCCGCCGGCTTCGACGATCTGCTGGTGGTACCGGGAGGTGACGACGCCAACGGCATCGCACTGGGCCGGTATGGCAGCGAACCGGCTGCACGGCGCCGTGAGGCTTCACTGCGCGCCGCCGGATTCCCGGGGCAGGCCCAGCCCCTGGGCGACGCCCGCACGCGGCACTGGCTTGATGTCGCCGCGGGTGCCGGCTTCGATGCGGCAGCCGCGCGCGACGCCAGTGGCGCCGCGCGGCTGAACGACCTGGACTGCGCCACCTTCGTCGCCGATGGCGGGGCAGGCTAG
- a CDS encoding type III pantothenate kinase encodes MSDWLFDLGNTRLKHAPLGSAAGLGETIAVGHDGEAFADGWLAALPPRIDVAWVASVGPPALRARLLQALAPRALRVVQATVQREMGGVRLAYAEPARLGIDRALAMVAAHARAPGWSLVVGVGTALTVDLVDGDGGHRGGRIAPSPDLMREVLHARAPHLPRAGGDYAEFGADTGAALASGCLGAALGLVERSLREAAALAGEPARTWLHGGGAAALLPHLAGATHAPSLVIEGLARLARLARRPPVAG; translated from the coding sequence ATGAGCGACTGGCTGTTCGACCTTGGCAACACCCGGCTGAAGCACGCGCCGCTGGGATCGGCGGCGGGGCTTGGCGAAACGATCGCCGTGGGCCACGACGGCGAGGCGTTCGCCGATGGCTGGCTGGCGGCGCTGCCGCCGCGCATCGATGTCGCCTGGGTGGCCAGCGTCGGCCCGCCGGCGCTCCGCGCGCGCCTGCTGCAGGCGCTGGCACCGCGCGCGCTGCGCGTGGTGCAGGCCACGGTGCAGCGCGAGATGGGCGGGGTGCGCCTCGCCTACGCCGAACCCGCGCGGCTCGGCATCGACCGCGCGCTGGCGATGGTCGCCGCGCATGCACGCGCGCCGGGCTGGTCGCTGGTGGTCGGCGTGGGCACCGCGCTCACCGTGGATCTGGTCGATGGCGACGGTGGCCATCGTGGCGGCCGCATCGCGCCCTCGCCGGACCTGATGCGCGAGGTCCTGCATGCGCGCGCGCCACACCTGCCGCGGGCCGGCGGCGACTACGCCGAGTTCGGCGCCGATACCGGTGCCGCGCTCGCCTCCGGCTGCCTCGGCGCGGCGCTCGGCCTGGTCGAACGCAGCCTGCGCGAGGCGGCGGCGCTCGCTGGCGAGCCAGCGCGCACCTGGCTGCACGGTGGTGGCGCCGCGGCGCTGCTGCCGCACCTCGCCGGCGCGACGCATGCGCCGTCGCTGGTGATCGAAGGCCTGGCGCGACTGGCGCGACTGGCGCGGCGCCCGCCGGTCGCGGGCTAG
- the birA gene encoding bifunctional biotin--[acetyl-CoA-carboxylase] ligase/biotin operon repressor BirA, whose protein sequence is MPLSRTPPPTRETANPERALLLRLQHGPVAGDVLAAESGQTRAAVWKRVEALRAAGVAISARPGRGYALDAPLQLLDATAILAQLPDAVRTGVAALDVAWSLDSTNAELLRRDIPATGVEVLLAERQTGGRGRRGRSWASPLAANLYLSLARRFDGGLARLGGLSLVAGVAAVEALHALGYRTVRLKWPNDLVVVDAAPLALRKLGGLLVEGGGEHAGPVRAVVGLGLNQRMPASVAAAIDQPWCDLSALPHGAPPTRDAVAAMLLAHLVPALDLFDRDGLAPFVPRHAACDALVGREVDIHAGDGVHSGRALGLADDGALRVDVEGRERHFHAGEASLRARVAAA, encoded by the coding sequence ATGCCCCTGTCCCGCACCCCGCCCCCCACCCGTGAAACCGCCAATCCGGAGCGCGCGCTGCTGCTGCGCCTGCAGCACGGGCCGGTGGCCGGCGACGTGCTCGCTGCCGAGAGTGGCCAGACGCGGGCCGCGGTCTGGAAGCGCGTCGAGGCACTGCGCGCCGCGGGCGTGGCGATCAGCGCCCGGCCGGGCCGCGGCTACGCGCTGGATGCGCCGCTGCAGTTGCTGGATGCCACGGCGATCCTGGCGCAGCTCCCCGACGCGGTGCGCACCGGTGTGGCCGCCCTCGACGTGGCCTGGTCGCTCGACTCGACCAATGCCGAGTTGTTGCGCCGCGACATCCCCGCCACGGGTGTCGAGGTGCTGCTGGCCGAGCGCCAGACCGGGGGCCGTGGCCGGCGGGGCCGCAGCTGGGCATCGCCGCTGGCGGCCAACCTGTACCTGTCGCTGGCGCGCCGCTTCGACGGGGGCCTGGCGCGCCTCGGCGGGCTGAGCCTGGTGGCCGGCGTGGCGGCGGTCGAGGCGCTGCATGCGCTGGGCTACCGCACGGTGCGCCTCAAGTGGCCCAACGACCTGGTGGTGGTGGACGCCGCCCCGCTGGCGCTGCGCAAGCTCGGCGGCCTGCTGGTGGAAGGCGGTGGCGAGCACGCGGGGCCGGTGCGCGCGGTGGTCGGCCTGGGGCTGAACCAGCGCATGCCCGCGAGCGTCGCGGCAGCGATCGACCAGCCCTGGTGCGATCTCTCGGCGTTGCCGCACGGGGCGCCGCCCACGCGCGATGCGGTCGCCGCCATGCTGCTCGCGCACCTGGTGCCGGCTCTGGACCTGTTCGACCGCGACGGCCTGGCGCCATTCGTGCCACGCCATGCGGCCTGCGACGCGCTGGTCGGCCGCGAGGTCGACATCCATGCCGGCGACGGCGTGCACAGCGGGCGCGCCCTGGGCCTGGCCGACGACGGCGCATTGCGCGTGGACGTGGAGGGCCGCGAGCGCCACTTCCACGCCGGCGAAGCCAGCCTGCGCGCGCGCGTGGCCGCGGCATGA
- a CDS encoding M90 family metallopeptidase: MAQLPAGDVPLRHGVIRRLFRRAPPDIDASLWRALRRDIPLLAALDDARADRLRGLAARFLHEKTITPLAGLALDDAQRATLAALCCLPLLEFGVEGLHGWSQVLVYPDAFRVDRRHVDAAGVMHEWQDELAGESWEYGPLVLSWADVASDLATPRDGYCVAVHEMVHKLDALDGALDGTPPLPRDWQREWARDFQQAYDAFAARVDRGEDTAIDPYAAEAPEEFFAVCSEYHFSDPALLEHELPVVATHLRRLYGASPFAARG, translated from the coding sequence CTGGCACAGCTTCCTGCCGGGGATGTTCCGCTAAGGCATGGCGTGATCAGGCGCCTGTTCCGGCGCGCGCCGCCGGATATCGATGCATCCCTGTGGCGCGCGCTGCGCCGTGACATCCCGCTGCTGGCCGCACTCGACGACGCACGCGCCGACCGCCTGCGCGGCCTCGCCGCGCGCTTCCTGCACGAGAAGACCATCACCCCGCTGGCCGGCCTCGCGCTCGACGACGCGCAGCGCGCCACCCTCGCCGCACTGTGCTGCCTGCCGCTGCTGGAGTTCGGCGTCGAAGGCCTGCATGGCTGGTCGCAGGTGCTGGTGTACCCGGATGCGTTCCGCGTCGACCGCCGGCACGTGGACGCCGCCGGGGTGATGCACGAATGGCAGGACGAACTGGCCGGCGAGTCGTGGGAATACGGCCCGCTGGTGCTGTCATGGGCGGACGTCGCCTCCGACCTCGCCACCCCGCGCGACGGCTACTGCGTGGCCGTGCACGAGATGGTGCACAAGCTTGACGCGCTCGACGGCGCGCTCGACGGCACACCGCCGCTGCCGCGCGACTGGCAACGCGAGTGGGCGCGGGATTTCCAGCAGGCCTACGACGCGTTCGCGGCGCGCGTCGACCGCGGCGAGGACACCGCCATCGATCCCTATGCCGCCGAGGCGCCGGAAGAGTTCTTCGCGGTCTGCAGCGAATACCACTTCAGCGACCCCGCCCTGCTGGAGCACGAGTTGCCGGTGGTGGCCACGCACCTCAGGCGCCTGTACGGCGCCTCTCCGTTCGCCGCCCGCGGCTGA